The following is a genomic window from Nicotiana tabacum cultivar K326 chromosome 3, ASM71507v2, whole genome shotgun sequence.
CATTAACTTTACGGGGGAATAACCCGAAAAAATCCGAGAAAAaacgagattgaaaaacccgactttgttggtttggtttctAGATTTAAAAATCCGATACTATTAATTTGGTTTGGTAACtgaaaaattcgaaccaacccaaatatatatacacatcgctAGATTCGTTATTATCTTGTTTTCAATTTTATTTCTTCGTCAGCTTCTTCGCGATATATTCCTCTGTCAAGTCTCAACTAAAAATCACTATTCACTAGGCTTTGGATCACTTTTTCATTCTCTTGTAAAATTAAGGACTGATAGAATAATCTCTTTAAACTCCCATTATTTGCTGAGTCTGTGCTTATGACGAACCTTAAACCTACACGTAGGTAAAAAGTAACTCGAAATAGAATAACGATTATTATTAGACTGATTAAGCTCAAACAGAACATTCTGGCAAAAAATGGTCATTTAGGAGAAGCCCTTACAGAATTTTCAAAAGGTCCAAACACGCTCAGTTGAAAAGAGTATAAACCTAATACACTTGGAAGTCGAGTTTGACCAAACTACTTATATTcatatttttaccattttaccCCCCAATTATTATTTTCCTATTCCTATTCTTTTGGTTAAGTTTACTTTTGATCCTTCAGTCATTAGCAAATACTAATGTTGCTTCATCTGTTATTTTCGTAGCatatttaattttgaatttaattAGATTGTACGGTTTTAATCCCTCTAAATAAAAAGATGCTTTAGTTTGATCATGTTTAGAACTATGTTATTATCAAAtatgaataacaaaacaaatttAACATGCCAATGTGTAATCAACTGGTAacaattaataattttttaaattataaaccttcattagaaaaaaaaatcaaaagtagtTAAAAATTAATTGTGTTCAATCATATATTCCAAAAATCATAAATTCAGGGACTGGAAAAgcgcaattttttttttcaatatagTTTCACGTGAATTAATAGGTTTACTTTCCCCTTCCACAACAACCCACAACATTCCAaaagaatgagaaaaaaaaaaagaaatataaatcAAAGTATTTGGAAGGGAGTGGTAGAGTTTGAACGAGACAAGGAAACTACAGCTGTTTTTTGTACGAGAGATGCGTTGTCGCGACGCTTATGACCACACGAAATATCCCTTGGTCACACTATTTTCGGGGCAAAAATGAGAGGTCACGAATTTCACAAAATCCACGTGTCAATTTCTCATTAAACGCGGTTCCTTAGCCCAAGTCCTCAACTGCGTATATAAATAGGGTACTCACGTCTCCATAATATTATGTGCTTCGCCGAGTCTCAACAAAACAAACCCAATTCTCTCTTCCCATCCCTTATTTTGCTCCTTAATATTCTTTAATTcacaaattcaaatttttttttccaacaatCTTTTCTTCTGTTAAAGAACAGTGAAGGAGGTCGCACTGCGATTCTACATCTGCTTATTTCACCAATTTTTGTAAGTTTAATTTCCGTTACTTTATATCTATCTGTTTTCCTTTATGATTTTGCTCTTTGTCGCTCTTGATTTTGATAATGCTTGGCGTTGTTGTGATTAAAGTTCTAATTTTTTCCCCTTATTTTGCGGCGAATAGCACCTTGTTTgtacaatttttataatttttctatggGCTGTTCGACCACATCAGAGGGCCCTTTAACagtttggtttttcttttgatgTTAGGATAGCCCTTTTATTACTGTTTaggtttttctttgaaaaattagTGTTTGGTTGTCTTTTGAAGAAAAGATATCAAAGCTCTTAAACATTGTTAGACTTTAATTTCTTATTAGTGAAATTGCATGGAAGAAATTGACAGAATAAAACCGGTTATACCTTTAGGTGCTGGTTAAacctatttaattttttttttttttggataaataAAAACTTTTTTTGTTAGTTATGGATTTATTCTATGTAAGGGTGGTAATTTAGTGTATTTCGATGTTTAATGACAAAGTGGACTTGTTGTTTGGAGAATATTTCGAATATTTTAATTAAACATAAAGTAAAGTTAGACTATCATGATTTGTTTTCTTCTTGAATTATATGTCTTTCAATTGCCTGCAGTTATCTGTCTTTttatttgtgtttttgaactTCTGTTTTTCTGAAGGAAATAATTGGCTAAGCATAGATAAAagatatatatgaaaaataagtaattagtTATGGAACCGATTACAATCATATGAACAAATTAACTAATTTTAGAAGACTTGCAACTCGATGAATAGATGAACTACTAGTATACAGTAACAACCATTTTCTGGTTTGAACCAAAGGTTATAAAAGGACATACCGTTTACAATTATCAAAGCCAAATTTCTTATTGTTTTCATTCATAGTTGCTTAATGTATTTGCTAATTGCGCATAGTTTTCCATAAAATTATCAAGGccaaacttttttatttttccctGACCATCTTATTTCTTTTCAATGCTGTGAGCAGGTAGGAATCGATGAACTAATGGACTCTAAAGGTGGGAAGAAGAAGTCTAGTAGTAGTTCCTTATGTTACGAAGCTCCCCTTGGTTACACTATTGAAGACGTTCGACCAAACGGAGGAATCAAGAAATTCAGATCCGCTGCTTACTCCAACGTGAGTCAACTTAGCCTTCTCCTTATGTATCTAAGTTGTTTATATCTTTGTGTATACATGCTAACTGTTTGCTTATCTCTGTCTTTTTTGTATGCAGTGCACTCGCAAGCCATCCTGAGATTACCCGTGATCTAGAATAAACCACCAAAGGTGGTTCAAGTAGATAGTAGTTTAATTTTAGAATTCTGTTCTTCTCAACTCTTTTTCTTCATACCTCATCCTCGTGATAATCTCTTCCAAAAAGTTCTCCTTCCCAAGCACTCTCTTTCAAGCAAGATGGCCGTGCCAGTTTCTGCCATCGGATTTGAAGGATACGAAAAGCGACTTGAGATTACCTTTTTTGAGTTAGGAATGTCTGATGGCCCGGGATGTGGCCTACGGTCTCTCTCCAAAGACCAATTGGATGAAATTCTGACACCGGCTGCATGCACCATAGTGTCTTCATTGGCAAATGATGAAGTCGACTCTTATGTCCTTTCGGAGTCTAGCCTCTTTGTCTACTCATACAAGATCATCATCAAAACTTGTGGCACTACAAAACTGCTGCTGTCAATCCCACCCATTCTTAAGTTAGCTGATGCACTTAACCTGAAAGTGAAGTCAGTGAGGTACACTCGTGGTAGTTTCATCTTCCCTGGGGCTCAGCCATATCCACATCGTCACTTCTCTGAAGAAGTAGCCGTGCTTGACAGCTATTTCGGTAAGCTTGGTGCAGGCAGCAGTGCATATGTGATGGGTAATGCTGATAAACAACAGAACTGGCATGTCTATTCTGCTTCAGTTGAATCTGCCAATGCCAATAACCCGAATCCAGTTTATACACTGGAGATGTGCATGACTAATCTGGACAAGAAGAAGGCATCCGTATTTTTCAAGACTCACTCAAGCACTGCTGCTGAGATGACTGAAGTTTCAGGCATTCGGAAGATCCTTCCAGAATCAAACATATGCGACTTTGACTTTGATCCCTGCGGTTACTCAATGAATGCTATCGAGGGGCCAGCAATCTCTACAATTCATGTCACACCTGAGGATGGATTCAGCTATGCAAGTTTTGAAGCAGTGGGTTATGATTTCAAAGACGTAAACTTGACTGCCATGATCGAGAGGGTGTTGTCCTGCTTCGGACCTGCTGAGTTTTCTGTATCACTACACTGTGACACTCCTGGGAAGGAACTTTATACTGAGTCCGGCCTGGACATTATCGGATACGCCTCTGGAGAAAAGACTACTGAAGTGCTTGGTGAGGGAGGATCACTTACGTACCTCACATTCAGTAGCAATGGTAGCTGTGGATCCCCTAGGTCAATCTTCCATTGCAGTTGGAGCGAGAGCGAGGATGAGGAAATGGAGAAGATATATTAATGAGAAATTTGTTTATTCTCCGTTTTAGTATGCAATACTATAGCTGGTATAGATCCAGCCATGCTTTTCTTATTGGTTTATGAGTCTAGTAGTATTATAAGGTTTTGTTGTTTATATTCAGTAATATAGTATGTCTGGGTATCAAATAAACAGTCTGCGTTGAGTCTATGCAGATCGCCAGCTTTATGACGTTTGGTATCAATATTCAGTGTTCTGTTGTGTAATAAAACTCCGTCTGAGACTCTAATAACATAGTGTTGTCATTGTGGATATGTTTGTATTACATGTCCTTTTTTATGTGGAGATAGTGGTGTTCTATGTCCTACTAAAAGTCTTGCTCATCAACTAAAATCGGATCTCTCCGTTTttgataattaattttttttttattttatctaaaGCACCTATTTATAAGTGTTTGATACACTTGATTTTTCGAAGCACTTTCTAATTTACACTGCTGACCTCTTCAAGCAGAAATTTACACTGAACTTTCCGTTAATAATGCTTTTTGCAACAAATCTCTACGAGTGAAAGATGTTGTTCTTGCTATGAGACACTTATTTCCAAACGGACTGCATTCTCAATCGGGGCTCAAAAAGCTATCAGCAAAACTATATCTCGATCTCCCTCAGAGTTATCCTGCACCATAAAATCTCTACAATAATCTTATAGTACCAGTGAATCTAAATTAGGTTTTTGTTTTTGGCATTTATTAGCTTTGGTGAATCATTTAGAGACTGATACTGGCTAAGCCTTTGTCAATATATAGTTGCTTCTCTATGAGCAGAGTGTGAGTAATAGCATTTGAAGGCTCATTGAATAATCTTATTCAAATTAATTGCTCATCAGACTACTCTATAATTGTACATATCTTCTATAATATAACTTTTTTCTAATCTTTAAACATAGCTGCACTATTTAGCATTATTAGGTTTCCAATTGTATGTAAGCATTAGTTTGCCACGTCTATAATGATTCTTGAACGTCCACCTTCTCTTTTTAATTCATCAAAAGAATTTCACTTTTCCAAAATAGAAAATTTCAAATACATAAGGTCCAAAGGAAAAGAAGGATTAATTTTCACACCAGTATTCAAATTTTCCCTGTCGA
Proteins encoded in this region:
- the LOC107790218 gene encoding S-adenosylmethionine decarboxylase proenzyme translates to MAVPVSAIGFEGYEKRLEITFFELGMSDGPGCGLRSLSKDQLDEILTPAACTIVSSLANDEVDSYVLSESSLFVYSYKIIIKTCGTTKLLLSIPPILKLADALNLKVKSVRYTRGSFIFPGAQPYPHRHFSEEVAVLDSYFGKLGAGSSAYVMGNADKQQNWHVYSASVESANANNPNPVYTLEMCMTNLDKKKASVFFKTHSSTAAEMTEVSGIRKILPESNICDFDFDPCGYSMNAIEGPAISTIHVTPEDGFSYASFEAVGYDFKDVNLTAMIERVLSCFGPAEFSVSLHCDTPGKELYTESGLDIIGYASGEKTTEVLGEGGSLTYLTFSSNGSCGSPRSIFHCSWSESEDEEMEKIY